The Neovison vison isolate M4711 chromosome 5, ASM_NN_V1, whole genome shotgun sequence genome includes a region encoding these proteins:
- the ZNF286A gene encoding zinc finger protein 286A isoform X1, whose translation METDLSDKPEKRALCSQDSPFSPDQSTEEGEVAALRLTARSQASVTFKDVAMDFTPEEWGKLDPAQREVMLENYKNLVSLWLPVSKPENYSLENGKEPLVLERKAPKSNYDLETKPEGKDSTSVQDLSNESCQTAIIDRLTRDSVYDSSLETALECENWLENQQGNQERHLREMLSHVNSLPEERAREHDVYWKNLSPKSVLLTQDRAPRGSYAFHTLEKRLKQKSNLMKKQRTCKEKKPHKCNDCGELFTYHSVLIRHQRVHTGEKPYSCSECGKSFSHRANLTKHQRTHTRILFECSECKKAFTESASLAIHQRIHIGERPYECSECGKGFNRSTHLVQHQLIHTGVKPYECNECDKAFIHSSALIKHQRTHTGEKPYKCQECGKAFSHCSSLTKHQRVHTGEKPYECSECGKTFSQSTHLVQHQRIHTGEKPYECNECGKTFSRSSNFAKHQRIHIGKKPYKCNECGKAFIHSSALIQHQRTHTGEKPYRCDECGKSFKCSSSLIRHQRIHTEEQL comes from the exons ATGGAGACCGACTTGTCCGACAAGCCTGAGAAAAGAG CTCTGTGTTCCCAGGACTCGCCCTTTTCCCCAGACCAGagcacagaagagggagaagtggcAGCTCTGCGCCTCACAGCTAGATCCCAG GCATCAGTGACGTTCAAGGACGTGGCCATGGACTTCACCCCAGAGGAGTGGGGGAAGCTGGATCCCGCACAAAGGGAGGTGATGCTGGAGAACTATAAGAACCTGGTCTCGCTTT GGCTTCCGGTTTCTAAACCTGAGAACTACAGTTTGGAGAATGGAAAAGAACCATTGGTGCTTGAGAGAAAAGCCCCTAAAAGCAACTACG ACCTGGAGACTAAACCTGAGGGCAAAGACTCAACTTCAGTGCAAGATCTTTCCAATGAATCATGCCAGACTGCAATAATAGATAGACTGACAAGGGATAGTGTCTATGACTCCAGCTTGGAAACAGCTCTTGAATGTGAAAACTGGCTAGAGAATCAGCAAGGAAATCAGGAGAGACACTTGAGAGAAATGCTCAGCCATGTGAATTCACTCCCCGAAGAAAGAGCTCGTGAGCATGATGTTTACTGGAAAAACCTGAGTCCGAAGTCTGTTCTTCTCACTCAAGACAGAGCTCCCAGAGGATCCTATGCCTTCCATACCCTTGAAAAAAGGTTGAAACAGAAATCAAACTTAATGAAAAAGCAAAGAACCTGTAAAGAGAAGAAACCTCATAAATGCAACGATTGCGGTGAACTCTTCACTTACCATTCAGTGCTTATCCGACACCAGAGGGTCCATACTGGAGAGAAGCCCTATAgctgcagtgaatgtgggaaatcttttagCCACAGAGCTAATTTGACTAAACATCAGAGAACTCATACTAGAATTCTCTTTGAATGCAGCGAATGCAAGAAGGCCTTCACAGAAAGTGCATCCCTTGCAATACATCAGCGAATTCACATTGGAGAGAGACCGTATGAATGCAGTGAATGTGGAAAAGGGTTTAATCGAAGTACACATCTTGTGCAGCATCAGTTGATTCATACTGGGGTGAAGCCTTATGAGTGTAATGAATGCGATaaagctttcattcattcatcagctcTCATTAAACATCAACGgactcatactggagagaaaccctataaatgtcAGGAATGCGGGAAAGCCTTCAGCCACTGCTCATCCCTTACTAAACATCAGAGAGTTCATACTGGAGAAAAGCCATATGAATGTAGCGAATGTGGGAAAACCTTTAGTCAGAGCACACATCTTGTTcagcatcagagaattcatactggagagaaaccctacgaGTGTAAcgaatgtgggaaaaccttcagcCGGAGCTCAAATTTTGCtaaacatcagagaattcatattGGAAAGAAACCatacaaatgtaatgaatgtggaaaagcctttatccattcatcagctctaattcaacaccagagaactcatactggagagaagcccTACAGATGCGATGAATGTGGGAAAAGCTTTAAGTGCAGCTCATCCCTCATCAGACATCAAAGAATTCATACTGAAGAGCAACTCTGA
- the ZNF286A gene encoding zinc finger protein 286A isoform X2, with protein sequence MLSHVNSLPEERAREHDVYWKNLSPKSVLLTQDRAPRGSYAFHTLEKRLKQKSNLMKKQRTCKEKKPHKCNDCGELFTYHSVLIRHQRVHTGEKPYSCSECGKSFSHRANLTKHQRTHTRILFECSECKKAFTESASLAIHQRIHIGERPYECSECGKGFNRSTHLVQHQLIHTGVKPYECNECDKAFIHSSALIKHQRTHTGEKPYKCQECGKAFSHCSSLTKHQRVHTGEKPYECSECGKTFSQSTHLVQHQRIHTGEKPYECNECGKTFSRSSNFAKHQRIHIGKKPYKCNECGKAFIHSSALIQHQRTHTGEKPYRCDECGKSFKCSSSLIRHQRIHTEEQL encoded by the coding sequence ATGCTCAGCCATGTGAATTCACTCCCCGAAGAAAGAGCTCGTGAGCATGATGTTTACTGGAAAAACCTGAGTCCGAAGTCTGTTCTTCTCACTCAAGACAGAGCTCCCAGAGGATCCTATGCCTTCCATACCCTTGAAAAAAGGTTGAAACAGAAATCAAACTTAATGAAAAAGCAAAGAACCTGTAAAGAGAAGAAACCTCATAAATGCAACGATTGCGGTGAACTCTTCACTTACCATTCAGTGCTTATCCGACACCAGAGGGTCCATACTGGAGAGAAGCCCTATAgctgcagtgaatgtgggaaatcttttagCCACAGAGCTAATTTGACTAAACATCAGAGAACTCATACTAGAATTCTCTTTGAATGCAGCGAATGCAAGAAGGCCTTCACAGAAAGTGCATCCCTTGCAATACATCAGCGAATTCACATTGGAGAGAGACCGTATGAATGCAGTGAATGTGGAAAAGGGTTTAATCGAAGTACACATCTTGTGCAGCATCAGTTGATTCATACTGGGGTGAAGCCTTATGAGTGTAATGAATGCGATaaagctttcattcattcatcagctcTCATTAAACATCAACGgactcatactggagagaaaccctataaatgtcAGGAATGCGGGAAAGCCTTCAGCCACTGCTCATCCCTTACTAAACATCAGAGAGTTCATACTGGAGAAAAGCCATATGAATGTAGCGAATGTGGGAAAACCTTTAGTCAGAGCACACATCTTGTTcagcatcagagaattcatactggagagaaaccctacgaGTGTAAcgaatgtgggaaaaccttcagcCGGAGCTCAAATTTTGCtaaacatcagagaattcatattGGAAAGAAACCatacaaatgtaatgaatgtggaaaagcctttatccattcatcagctctaattcaacaccagagaactcatactggagagaagcccTACAGATGCGATGAATGTGGGAAAAGCTTTAAGTGCAGCTCATCCCTCATCAGACATCAAAGAATTCATACTGAAGAGCAACTCTGA